A section of the Hippea sp. KM1 genome encodes:
- a CDS encoding P-II family nitrogen regulator: protein MKKIEAIIKPFKLDAVKEGLMELGIKGLTVSEVKGYGRQKGHTEIYRGAEYVVDFLPKVKIEVVVEDEMVDSVVEKIIETAKTGKIGDGKIFIIPIEDAIRIRTSERGKDAI, encoded by the coding sequence ATGAAAAAGATTGAGGCGATCATTAAACCGTTTAAGCTGGATGCGGTTAAAGAGGGTTTAATGGAGCTTGGTATAAAGGGTTTGACCGTTAGTGAGGTTAAGGGATACGGCAGGCAAAAGGGGCATACCGAGATTTACCGTGGCGCTGAGTATGTGGTCGATTTCTTGCCCAAGGTGAAGATAGAGGTTGTGGTTGAGGATGAGATGGTTGACAGCGTTGTGGAGAAGATCATAGAAACGGCCAAAACGGGCAAGATCGGTGATGGAAAGATATTCATAATACCTATAGAGGACGCCATAAGGATAAGGACATCAGAAAGAGGCAAAGACGCCATTTAA
- a CDS encoding 4-hydroxybenzoate octaprenyltransferase, with protein MIKFEHTIFALPFAYIGMVMGFKSGFSFKVFLLVSIAMASARSAAMALNRIIDRKYDALNERTKNREIPAGKIKLSQAYIFTAISIVIFEVSTYFINDLAFRLSPIALFFVITYSYTKRFSLLCHLYLGATDAIAPLGGYVAAAGELTEPIWFLAIFVMFWIAGFDVLYALQDERFDREHGLHSIPVRFGTKGALFAAKLFHGIGFVFLILSIAEFGLSWIAYAGAIVVLGLLVVEHLLVDPNDPKKINIAFFNINSYISLVLLFAFVLGRYCCG; from the coding sequence ATGATAAAGTTTGAGCATACCATATTCGCCCTGCCCTTTGCCTATATAGGCATGGTTATGGGTTTTAAGAGTGGCTTTTCTTTTAAGGTGTTTCTGCTTGTTAGCATAGCCATGGCCTCTGCAAGGAGTGCGGCTATGGCTCTAAACCGCATTATAGACAGAAAATACGATGCTTTGAATGAGAGGACCAAAAATAGGGAGATTCCAGCCGGTAAGATAAAGCTATCGCAGGCCTATATCTTTACGGCCATATCCATTGTTATCTTTGAGGTTTCCACCTATTTCATAAACGATCTGGCCTTTAGGCTATCGCCTATTGCGCTGTTTTTTGTGATAACATACTCATACACGAAGCGCTTTAGCTTGTTGTGTCATCTCTATTTGGGTGCAACGGACGCCATAGCGCCCTTGGGTGGTTATGTTGCAGCAGCAGGGGAGCTAACAGAGCCTATCTGGTTCTTGGCTATATTCGTTATGTTCTGGATTGCCGGTTTCGATGTGCTGTATGCCCTGCAGGATGAGCGTTTCGATAGAGAGCACGGCCTTCATTCCATACCCGTGAGGTTCGGCACAAAAGGGGCCTTGTTTGCAGCGAAGCTCTTTCACGGCATAGGTTTTGTTTTTTTGATCCTTAGCATAGCTGAGTTTGGGTTGTCGTGGATTGCCTATGCAGGCGCAATTGTTGTGCTTGGTTTGCTTGTGGTTGAGCATCTGCTGGTTGACCCGAATGACCCAAAAAAGATAAACATTGCTTTTTTTAATATCAACAGCTATATTAGCTTAGTGTTGCTATTTGCTTTTGTTTTGGGGAGATATTGCTGTGGATAA
- a CDS encoding helix-turn-helix domain-containing protein yields the protein MNSEFWILQAIFDLGLVGYILLSRYYEKKEREGLLRLIESLKNLVEKQKELINIANLRITDHQDRLNSILDDIRKKNTLLTELLSTIKNKTYQDDVKLRVISLKQEGKSVDEIAKQLNMSKGEVELIIKLYEGVE from the coding sequence ATGAACAGTGAATTCTGGATTTTGCAGGCCATATTTGACTTAGGCCTTGTGGGCTATATTCTTTTGAGTCGGTATTATGAGAAGAAGGAGAGGGAGGGGCTTTTAAGGCTGATTGAGAGCCTGAAGAATTTGGTGGAGAAGCAGAAGGAGTTGATAAATATAGCCAACTTGAGGATAACGGACCATCAGGATAGGCTCAATAGTATACTTGATGACATCAGGAAGAAGAATACGCTTTTGACCGAACTGCTCAGCACCATCAAGAACAAGACATACCAGGATGATGTCAAGCTTAGGGTTATAAGCCTAAAGCAAGAGGGTAAGAGTGTGGATGAGATAGCAAAACAGCTGAACATGAGCAAGGGTGAGGTGGAATTGATTATAAAACTCTATGAGGGGGTTGAATAG
- a CDS encoding PilZ domain-containing protein — protein MDNKRRDRRIKNRVVIYYKKLKEDEVESVKEEIYNRIEPEDSFSFFASLYNMDSRFGDLNKAFVLIMKEMDAKLNYIIELLRGDNPADTFKGFERSETCDLSSYGLSFKCGDCLEGDVIYGRVFLPIASHYAIKLLGRIVRVGGDGCVGMDIEHITAADRELIIHYMVYFERKLAKSKLNEQ, from the coding sequence GTGGATAACAAAAGAAGGGACAGGCGCATAAAAAACAGGGTTGTCATATACTATAAAAAACTGAAAGAGGATGAGGTCGAATCTGTTAAGGAGGAGATTTACAACAGGATAGAGCCTGAGGATTCCTTCAGCTTCTTTGCCTCCCTATACAATATGGATTCCAGATTTGGCGACCTGAACAAGGCCTTTGTCTTGATTATGAAGGAGATGGACGCAAAGCTCAATTACATAATAGAGCTTCTAAGGGGTGATAATCCAGCTGATACATTTAAGGGCTTTGAGAGATCCGAAACATGCGATCTATCATCCTATGGCTTGTCGTTTAAATGCGGGGATTGTCTTGAGGGCGATGTGATATATGGAAGGGTGTTTCTGCCTATAGCCTCCCACTATGCCATAAAGCTTTTAGGCAGGATAGTTAGGGTTGGGGGTGATGGCTGTGTGGGTATGGATATTGAACACATTACAGCGGCCGATAGGGAGTTGATTATACACTATATGGTTTATTTTGAAAGAAAACTGGCAAAGAGCAAACTCAATGAACAGTGA